TCGGGGATTGAGCCCTTATTAATGTCCATAGTTTTCCCCGGGATCAGGGTATAGGAGTCCAGGTAAAATTCAGGGAAGCTGCTTTTGAATTTCTGCCAATCTTCGGCTTTTAAAATGCTTAAACCTTTATTACCGCCAACCCATATTTGATCCTCATCTTGATCATAAAAAAGGTAGCTTACTTCGTCCGAAAGTAGTCCGGAATGCTTGCCGAGATAAAGTGTGTCCTGCTCAGAAAAGCAAAAGAGTCCTTTCTTGGTGCCGGCATAAATACGTCCTAGTTTATCCGTACAAACTGAGGTGTAGATGGATGGGTCTTCATCCGGACTTATCTTTTGGAATCGCCCTTCCTTAAAGTAATAGAGCCCTATAGAGGAGGCGATTAACAATTCGCCTTTTTGGTTTAGGTGGAGGTCGTTAATAGGTGAGTTAAGTAACTCGGGTGCAGTTTTTACAATGAGAAAATCAAGATTAACACTATCTTTTCGATAGCGATGAAAAAGGTGTAAGCCTGTTTTTGTGGCTACTGCGCTAAGGCCCTTCTTAAAAAGGATGATATCCGTTAATTGTCGACCGGTAAATCGAATAATTTCCAGGGTCTTGTTCTGGTATTTTTTCAAAATGGTGCCAGCGTAGGTTCCGGCATATACCGTGTCGCCATCATGGCTTAAGGTGGAAGCAGGTATATTGTGTACCCGGTTATTTATTGGGTATTCAGCTGCAAAATAGTCTTCCGGTTTTCCCTTGGATAGGCCTGTGTAAATAGAACCCGAATTGAGGATAAGTACATCATTACAATAGGACCGAAGATTCTTGGAGCTTCGAATAGGTCGTGCTCTAAAGTTGGAATCAATAAGATCCAAGCCAGCGCCACTAGCGGCTAAAAACTGCTTATCACCGAGGGGTTCAATTCTATTGATGAAATTGCTACCCAGGCCCGATTCGATATTGATGTATTTAAATGGCTTATTGGGAATGCAGAGCAAGCCATCATAATTGGTAGATATCCAAAGATTCTGATTAATATCTACATAGAGGTAATTAACATGTTGATTTTCCAGCGAAAGCTGATGGGTTTGATCCAGCCACTGTCCATTATAATACTGCAAAATTTGCATGCTCTTGGTAGCCAGCCAGATGTTGTATCGACCCATATTGCAATAGGCCCTAATTTCATCTGAAACCGGCAGTTCCAAGCTGTCTTTAAGTTTGAGATCTTGATTCAGGAAGTAGATTTTCTGGTTTTGGATTAAGGATATTAAACCCGCCTGATCTTGAAACAGCGCCCCAACTTCCTGCCTTCGGTTTTTTAGCGAATTTATTTCCAGGAACTGATCATCCCGAAAAAGAAAGGGTCCGTGGTCTGTTCCAATAAGTAGGCGGCCTTCTTTTAATTGAATTAGGGAATTGATACGCGGCCTTAGCAGTGGGTCATTGACCAAGTATATTTCTTTGTGAATAGTACCCTTGCGGTTGGAGAATAAAATTTCCGTTTCCTGATAGCTGATCAAGGAAGTGTCGTCATCTTTAAACTGAAGGTCTAAATGCCGCGGGGATCCGGTGCTTATGGTGCTTAGGTTTTGGCCATTATAATGCAGGGTCTGAAAAAGTTTTAGGTGACTCAGCCAGATGTTTTGGTCGTCTAAAACTACAATGCCTTCTACCAGGCCTAGTTTGGTGTTTTGCAGGAAATCTGGGACAATAAACCGATTGCCATCGTAGTAAACTACACCATTGGCTGTGCTTACCCAAAGTTGCTGCCATTGATCTTCATCAATGCGATAAACCTCATTGCTGGGGAGGCCATCTTTTAGGTCATAAGTCTCGTAGAGCAGAGTCGCCTGAGCCCATAATTCAGTGCAGCTTGGAATTATTGTCAGTAATAAGAGTAGGTAATTTTTCATAAACCCGGACGGGTGCAGAACTCCTCTAATCTGCGTTTAAAATCAAGTAGTTTTCGTTTAGCGATGGGAACCCTTTCGCCATTTGTCATAATAACCATGCTTCCTCCTTCCGTGGTAAAGGAGCTCATGAAATTCATGTTTATCATATGCGAATTATGGGGGCGAAAGAACAATTCTTGAGGAAGGGCTTTCTCAAATTCTTTCAGGGTTTTGGAGACTAATCGATTGCCATCGGGATTTAATTTTAAGTGGGTATAGCAGCCGTCGGCCTCTAATCGAATAATCTTGTCTAAAGCTAAGATCTCCATCCCATTCGCTTTGGGTATCGCAATTCTATTAACTGATTTAGTGGGTTTGTGAATTTGTTCTCTTTTAAGTGCAAGGGCTTTTTGACATGCCCTTTGCAATTCAAAGGGGTCTATAGGTTTGGTAATGTAATCCAGAGCGGAGGCTTTAATGGCTTCAATGCCGAAGTCATTAAAGGCAGTTACAAATACTAATGCCGGTTTAGACTTTAAAAAATTGATTTTTTCCAGAAATTCGAATCCATCGGTATCTGGCATTTTAATGTCTAAAAAGAGGAGATCGAAATCTTCAAGCATTAAAATGTCGGTAGCCTCATTTGCCGAGGAGGCCATGCTAATGGAGTCTATTTGTTCCGCACAAAATTGTTCTAGTAGAGAAGATAGGTTTTCGCGCGCAAGACGCTCGTCATCAATAAGTAAAGTTCTCAGTTTCATCGAGCCTTGAGTGTCAATTACAGCATTCAAAAAGTTTCCTGGTCTTTGAATGAAGAAACAGATCTTGATCTGTGGGGCTTCAAATACAAGCTGAGGTAGGGGCCTTATTTCTGGTCCTCCAAATTTTTAACCGATATAAAAGTGCTAATTAGCTTGGAATTAATCAATTCTGATTGGGAGGAAAATCCCTGTTTTTAAAAATCAGAGGATACCATAATAGGTACCCTCTGATCTGGCTTCTCTATTTTATAACAATACTTCTACTGATCAGCCTTTCTTCCAGCTGAATATTGATATAATACATTCCCGGACTTAGCTGGGACACATCTAATGTGAAGCATTGATTCTCTTCGTTAATATTGAGCTTCATGCTTTGTCCTAAGCTGGAATACAATTGAATGTCGCCTGGCTTAAGGTCCGCAAATTGATGTTCAATTTTTAGATAATGATCCACCGGATTCGGGTAAATCCGCAATAAGGATTCCGTTTCCTTTAAAGCTAATTGAGCGGCACTCAAAATGAGTTCCTCATCCTCCATACGGGCACTATTATAGGCGATAAGCTCATTGGCTGAATTGATTTCCAATTGATCTAAAAGGCGATCAAGGAGCTCGAGGTTTTGCCAACTTTTGCCTTGATCATCAGAAAAGATGACTTCGGTTTTAGCTAGCGCCACATTTAGTCGCAGGACATAAAGTCGACCAGCACTCTTGAGGACCGATTCGACGGTATAAAAGTTGTCCGCAACCAGAATTCGAGTATTGGATTGACCATCTACCTTGTAGAGTCCTGGGGCATCCGTATTTTTTTGGATGTAGAAGGAACTTTCATTTTTGGTTTTGCTTTCTGAGCTTGTGCCCTGAGCAAAAATCGACGGACTAAGGATTATGCTGAAAGCTAGTAAAGCCCTTTGTATTCTGTATGATTTCATAATTAGCTTATTGGTAATTCACATTAGGTGTACAGTCGTTGCAATAGCTGTTGTTATTGGTGATGTTGCCCAGCATGTCACCAACATTGCTGTCGCCAGAAAGATGAGCGGCTTTATCACAGGCATCGCCGCAGCTTAGGAAGCCAGGATTATTATTGATTACATATTCAATAAAGGGAGTGAGGTCTATGATATGGCAGCGACCAGGTGCGCTAGGAAGTGTGTTTGGCGGCATATTCCAGATAGGGCAGTTTTGCGGACCTTGGCTAAACATTTCCACTTCTTCTAAAATGGGATCAACGAAATCCTCACAAGGAGAAGGGTCTTCCGCTAAGCAACGGAATTCATTGTTTTGAATATCGCTATGCCAAACCGTCCCATTAGGGTCGGCACAGGTGCACATTCCTAGCCAGGCATGGGGGGTAAAGAGAATATCAGTGTAGTTCTGGGTGAAGATGGAGCTATACACTCGTGCAACACCGCCTGCATAAGTATAGTCGTACAATGCACCGGGATCTCTTTTCCCTAGGAGGATACCAACACTGGCGTCTCTCAATACCATTTCATTGGCGGTTAATTGCCCCATGATGCTAAAGTCATTAGAGCAGGCGTCCATATGGCCCCAGACTTCGATTCCCAGCCATTCGCAAAAGCCTAAGCTCGAGCCATCAATAATTAGCTCAGCACCTCTTTGTACTTCTATTTTACTGCAATTACGCATAATGATAACGGAATTGCTGATGTTGAGAGTGGCATTGGTTTCGATTACAATATTGCCATCAAAAACCAAGGTGTCATTTGAGTACTGTGCAGAGTTGCCATTGAAAATGGTGTCCCCAAGGGGGTAGTTAGAGGGCTTGGCGCAGCAGGGTTCAATTTCAATTTCAAAGCTGGCTGTTGCCTGGCAAGCGCTGTCTGGACCATAAACGGTAACCTCATAAAGGCCTGGGTTAAGGGCCATGATGCTGGATGTGCTCTCACCTGTATTCCAGTGGTAAGTTAGATTGCTGCCTGAGGTTATGGTATTGAGCTGCATACCACTTAGGGGTAAGCAGGGTAAGTCCTCGCCCTCGATACTAACTGAAACGGCTTCATAAACATCAATATCGATGGATTTGGAGTCGGTACAACCGAAGGCATTGGTATAGCTATATTCAATATTGTGCGTGCCAGGTCCGGCCAGTCCCGGATCGAAAATTCCACTGGCATTAACTCCGGTTCCGCTGTAGCTTCCACCTGTTGGTGTGGCATTTAAGTTTACGGAAGGGTCGGTGACACAAAAACTACCGGCAGGATTTAGTTGAACATTGGGCTTGGGGTTGATGGTGATTTCAATTGTATCCGTGCCATAGCAATCGGGTAAAACCCAAACTTCAACAATATAGGTTCCGCTTTGATTAACAGTAATTGTTTGGGTTCCTTCGCCGGTATTCCAATGGTAGAGCGCGTTTTGGAAATAACCGGCATCTAATTGGAAGGATGCAGGTTCGCAGGCTTCTTGATCCGGACCAAGGTCTATTTCCATGGAGTTAACCACTACGGTTACAGTATCCTTGGCTGGGCAGTTAAGCTCCACAAAATTCCGGGTCACTTCATATTGGGTGGTCACATTAGGGCTTACTGTAATAATGGCAGTATTGCCTTCGGGTTGACCGGTATTGAGGTTAATCCAGGAATAAGTGGGGGTGAGGTTTAAGGAATTGCATACCCGGCCGATGTCAACCGATTGAGTGGTATCGCAAATAAGGGTATCCGGACCGGCAAAGTCGAAGTTCTCAATGATTTCGATGTCGTCTACTGTCGCTCCAATGGTCGCGCTTAATGAATCAGGGTTGCTGCTGTAGAGCCAAATATTACTCCAGGCGCTGTCAGGATAGAAGCAATCTGCATAAAGCATAAAGCTGCTGCTGTTTGGCTCGAAGCTAAGCAGGCTTTGACTTCCACTAACCGAAGGTCGGGCCCATCCACCTTGATGGAGGGAGCTTGTGGGTAATGGGGCAGTGCTCGTTACTTCAACTTCCACATAGGCCGCTCGAGTGGAGGAGGCTAAAGAGCTATTGATACGTTTAGATTGCAGGGCAACAATGTATTGTTTACCGGGTACCAAGGTGGAAATGCCCTGAGTGAAGCCCTCGCTAAACATTTGTTGGCCGGCGGGTCTTCCCGAACGATAGGTGGCAACAAATTCCATGGCCGAAGGAGAGGAGCTAGCCGCGGTAGTGGCATGCGGTGATCCGTGTGAGTTTCGCCAGGGTGGGAAGTAATTGTTGCTGGGTACATTCATGGGGTTCCAGCAGGGAGCTAGCGGTGTGCCAGACCAGCAAGGCGGTGTGCCGGTCCAGGTTAATTCGCCATTGGTGACGAGATTGTCGCACTGGCCATAGCTAGTGCCTGAGAACAGCAAAAAAAGGAAGGCGCCTAGCCCCTTAAAAAGCGGTCTTTTTGTTAATAAAAGTGCTTTCATAATGTTAGTTTATGATTTGCACTTAAGTTCCGTCCTTAGGCCAAGCTTAGGAAGATGGATTAAGCAGATGGGGGAGATGGCTAAGCGATTGGGCGATGGATTGGGCTAAATGGGAAAGGGGTTTTTAAAGCAATTGAAATGATGAGCTTTAAGGCAATAGAATTAGCACTAATTTTAGGTGGGGCACGTTAATTTTTAGGATGAGGATGAATTTTTTTTTTCTGCTGTGGGCTCCTGTTTTCCTTTATGGACAAGAGGGTGATGAGTTCTTTCGGCTTCGGGATTTTATATGGGACTCGGTGCAGGTTGCTAATGCCCTCGATTTTATTCAAGGAAGAGATGATAGCATAGGTTTAAAGTCTGATTCGCCGTTTTTTAGAGATGGTAGTGACTTTAAGGTGGGGCATGTTAGAGTAAGCCTCTTTCGAGGAGGTCAATACTTATATAGTGTGGTTAGCATTGGGAGTCATCGTGAAAAGGAGATTGATGAATTGTATCAAATGTGTGAGAAAGGTGATTCTCTCCTTATTGAGGATATTACAGTTTATTATAAGCGCGAGCGTGCCTTTAAAATTGGTGAATCGCTATCAGTTGTTTTAAGATGAGAGTTTTACTTCGGATCCAGCTTTGTGTTTTGTTTCTAACAATGGTTAGTGTTTGCTCGGGACAGAGCAGGTCTCCCGAAATTCGTATTCATACCGTGTCAAGAGTGGAATCCGTAGTGCATATACTGAATGCGGAAATTAAGCTCCACTCCTCGGGTAAATTCTATTTGCTCAAGGAATTGCAAAGCTTGGGACCGGATTCTATCTTTCATCTGGCACTAAGGAAGGAACATATTCCATATGAGGATCTGTGGCAAGAGCAAGAGTCAGGGACAATTATTGATACTCTAAGTTTAGCATTAGTCGATTCATTTCTGAATTCTCTGGAAGCGAAACCACTTAGTTTTGCTTGCTATCTGGATTCTATGGCTTATCAGAGTTTTATGGTAGATAGTATTCATGAGCTATGGCAATTGAAAGAGGAGGGAAGTTTGTTGCCACAAGCCTACAAAAGGGATCCCTATAAGTTTGAACAATTGCTTTTAAGGCCTGAATTTGAATTTTCGCAACTAATAATGGTAGGGATACTAAGTCAGGATGGGGATACCCTTTGGTTGGAGTCCAGGAGTAAATTGAACTTTATGCTTCCTTGGCAATTGGAAGCGAAGGTTTATTATAATCCGTCTATTAGTCGAAGTTTATTTGCGCTCTTGAAAGCTTTGGGTGCCTATCCAAACCGTCAAGTTCTCTCTGGAAGAGGGACTCTGATTAATAATTATCCAGAATATTATGCAAATCAATTTCTTACAGAGGAAAATTAGACTCGGTTGCAATGAAGTTCTTTAAAACGGCTGTTTTTTACTGAAAATGGAAAACCATAGTCAATAATCTCGGTCTAAACTTAAAGGTGTGTTTCTTGGAGATATACTTAAGCTCTGGAGTTCAAGCTTAAAATGAAAAAAGCCTCAGAGCTGTTGCTCTAAGGCTTCGCTAGTAGCGTGGCTAGGTTCGAACTGACGTCCGCCTATGGCGGATAAGAGCCCAACTTAAAAATATCGTGGGAGTATTTGATTCCTGATAAAATCGCGACCATGGCCAGACTTAAAATAATTTTCCTTTTCCATGGCCTCTTTTTTTGTATTGAAGCAACAAACTTCAATCACGAACCATGGTCTATACTTAACAGTGAACCCCTTAGTGGCGAGTTGTTGATGTGATTTAAAACGATTAATAAGGTCGCTTGTGTAGCCAATGTATAGGCGATTATACTTAAAAGAATAGAGCACGTAAGTGACATACATATTTAAGACGATGAATCTCTTACGGGGGCGGTTTGAATTTAGAGTTTTTTTTGAAGCTTAGATGATGAGTAAGCCTAAAATGAAAAAAGCCTCAGGGCTGTTACTCCAAGGCTTTTCTAGTAGCGGTGCTAGGTTCGAACTGATGTCCGCCTATGGCGGATAAGAGTCCAACTTGTAAGAAATGTGGTAATATGTGGTTTGGGAAGAAATTAAATCCTCTGCTAGCCTCGAAATGAAGTTCTTTAAAACGGCTGTTTTTTACTGAAAATGGAAAACCATAGTCAATAATCTCGGTCTAAACTTGAAGGTGTGTTTCTTGGAGATATACTTTAGCTCTGGAGTTCAAGCTTAAAATGAAAAAAGCCTCAGAGCTGTTGCTCTAAGGCTTTCCTAGTAGCGGGGGCCAGATTTGAAAATCAAGGAAAATCGCTCTGAATCCTGCATTATACCGTTGTTATATTGCTTCTAATTGTCCCGTATCTGTCCCGGGACAAATCGCGTCAACTGTAGATATATCAATGCTTTTGGCGCAATTCGTGATTTTCTTCTAACACTTTCACGTACTTATCCTTTAATTCTTGCACTTCAGGAAGTGGCAAAGCTTCAGGATGAATGTCTGTTTTGTCAATAAATAGGCGCGGATCAACCTTCAAGATTTTAGAAATTTCCTCTAAAGTTTGAACAGTTAAAGTTTCTCTCTCTATGGATTGCCATAAACCAGTACGGCTAACATTTAATTTTTTGGCAATTTGATTCAGGTTAAATCCTTGTGATTCAATCTGATGCTTTAGGAGTTTGTAGTTCATTAGTGAATATTATGCGAAAAGAATAATAAAATATTTGCTTAGTGTAGAAAATTCTACTAATATGTTGCTCAATATTTATTGTTTTAATAATAATATCTATAAATGAGCAAAAATACAATAATTGAGAAAGCGCACTTAGAAGTGCGAAAAGGCATGGCCTTAAGATATTCGGCAGGAATGGAAATTCCTGATATCTACTCATGGGCCGCGAGTGAAACCGACCAATCGATAAAGTATCTTAAAATACGGCATCGTTTAGGAGAAATTCGAGAGCTATTGAGGGAAATGAAGGCAAAGGAATTGGCTGAATTTTCCAAAATGCCTGCTTCAATATGAAAGTGGCAATATTGACAGCCGTTTGGCAGCGTCCATTGATTTGGGCAATTTGGCTGCAGCACCACTTTCCAATTTTTTCGGCATTAGATCATGATTTTACAATTTACGTAGCCGGAAATGAGATTGAGCATAAACAGCACCTTGAAAAGTTTTCCAAAGCTTATGGTATATCCGTGGTTTGGGTGGAAGTTGAAAACCACCCTGTAAGTCGAAAATTTAATAAGGCTGCAAAACGAGCCTTTTCTAAAGGTTATGATCAGTACTGCATTATTGGCAGTGATGATTTAATGACTAAAGGGTATATCGAAACTGCATTATTGTTAAATGCTCCTATTTGTGGAACCAGGGAAGCTCCTGTAGTTAAAATAAATACAGACTGTAGCACTTATTCCACTGTTCGAGAGATCGTTCATCAAAATACGCCTATCAGTTATTTTGGACCTGGTAAACTTCCTCTATTAGGATCTGCTCGCTTCTTAAGTCAAGTTGTAATGCAAGGCTTAAAGGGAAGCTTATACGATCGCATTATGAATTCTGGATTAGATGCGGCATTAGACCGTAGATTATTTGCTCTACACAGAGAGATATCACTAATCCCCATGAGTTTCGAAGATGATACCGTGGTTTTTGTTCTAAAACACGGTGAGAATATAAATAATTGGGTTTGGTTTCAACACTTAGAGAAATTAAGTGTACCAGATCAGAATATTCGCAAGTTAGAACTTTTGATTCGATCAGCCAAAGCTTTTTATGTAGAACCAAAAATAGTAAAGCAAGATGCATAAAAAGGAAAATACTCTATTCAATATAGTGGTGCATGAAAATTGGCTTTATGATGCTGTACCAGTTCTTTCGGTTTGTATGCCGATTCGCAAAATGCATCACACCTATCATATTGCTTTAAAAGCCCTCTGTAACCAAGATTCGGACGTGCCTTGGGAATTACTGATTTTTGCTGATCATGATTCAATTACTGAAATAGCGTTACTTCAATATTTTAAGTTTTTACGAGAAGCTGGCTGCTGCCGACTAGTTATAGTAAAAGACAAGCGTTTAGATTATTCTTGCCATCTTTCCTATAAGTGGACTTTCCTTTTTCATATTGCCTCGCCTACTTCTTTGGTTTTTGTTCTGCAAGCAGCGGATTGTTATAGTGATGCCGATCGTTTAAGTAAGCATTTTAGGTATAGACTTGCACTATGGCAACATTATTCATCCGGTCACTTTTATGACTTAGGGACAAAGCAATTAAGCCAATTTCGATTACCATATAAAGCTAAAACCGGATTGGACATGGCTATTCGAGCCCGGGAAGCGCGTAAAATTTCATTAGTCGATGAAACTAACAATGTTAGTAAATCGGTAGATGGTTGGTTATTCAATCAGGTTAAAGCAAATTTTATGCAAACCAAGGATTTAGGACCAAAGCAGCAGGGTTTTGATTTGCATGGTACAAATCTAATTAGCAAAGAAAGGGGGGCAATGATCAATAGCTTCTCACCTCCGTTTTTCCCTCCTTTAGATGATTTTGCTTTACCAGAAGATTGTATGGATCTATTAGCCCAGGCTGAAAAAGATTCGAAAACTGCTTAATTCTTAAGCATTCAAGCACTTTTTAATAGACAGTGCATCATCCTAAAGTCTGCATTATCATGCAGGTTTCAGTACAACAATTATGTAATTAGGTAATACAACACGAAATAATCGGATGTATATAGATCAGCAGGAAATCTTTGCTAAAACTAATGGTGGCCTTCAAATCATCTTAGATTACTATAAAAATGCACAAGATGCACTCGATAAGAAAGGTCAAAAATTTAAAATCAGGGATTCCGAAAAAACCGCTTCAGCTTCTTTAAAGCAAACAAGTGATGGTAACTGGATTGTTACCGATTTTGGTGGTGATGGTGAACACCGCAACGGTATTCAAGTCTGCATGCTCGAAGAGGGTATTGAAGAATACCGCACCGCTCTACTATTTCTAGCACGCAAATATGGTGTAAAGGGTGAAGATGGTAAATCATTAGGTTTTGATCGCGGATATGAGAAATTACCGATAGAGGATGGCATGGAGGAAAACCAATACCTCTATAAGATCAAGGATTTTACTGATAATGAGCTTTTGGTATTAGGGCCTGGCGTTACGAGAGAATTATGTCGAAATCACCATTTATATAGTTTAGAAAGCTACACTTATGTTTCAAAGGATAAGAAAACCGGTGAATTAGTTCAGCATATTTGGAAAAGCACCGATCATTATCCTGTATTTCAATTCAATTTTGAGAGTGGCCAAAATGAATGGAATAAAAGACTGGAGCCCAAGGCGCTAAAGAAATCCGAGCGCTTCCGGTATAATGGGCAACGTCCTAACGGCTACATAATGGGCTTACATTTAGCTCAACAGCGATTTGATAAGCTAAATGCTGATGTTTCAGAAGTAGAGTATGATTCTATGGATGAAATGGAAAAAGCGGAAAGCCGGCAAGATAAAAAGCTGCCGGAAATTATTATTTGTGGGGGAGATCGTGATGCATTAGCGACGGAAGCGGCTACCGGGTGTACTGTGGTTTGGTTTAATTCGGAAACTGCCAAAATCACTTTTAAAGACATGAAAAAGCTTCAGCAATTGGCTTACAAAGTCTATTACCTGGGAGATATTGATTCAACTGGT
The Croceimicrobium hydrocarbonivorans genome window above contains:
- a CDS encoding sensor histidine kinase yields the protein MKNYLLLLLTIIPSCTELWAQATLLYETYDLKDGLPSNEVYRIDEDQWQQLWVSTANGVVYYDGNRFIVPDFLQNTKLGLVEGIVVLDDQNIWLSHLKLFQTLHYNGQNLSTISTGSPRHLDLQFKDDDTSLISYQETEILFSNRKGTIHKEIYLVNDPLLRPRINSLIQLKEGRLLIGTDHGPFLFRDDQFLEINSLKNRRQEVGALFQDQAGLISLIQNQKIYFLNQDLKLKDSLELPVSDEIRAYCNMGRYNIWLATKSMQILQYYNGQWLDQTHQLSLENQHVNYLYVDINQNLWISTNYDGLLCIPNKPFKYINIESGLGSNFINRIEPLGDKQFLAASGAGLDLIDSNFRARPIRSSKNLRSYCNDVLILNSGSIYTGLSKGKPEDYFAAEYPINNRVHNIPASTLSHDGDTVYAGTYAGTILKKYQNKTLEIIRFTGRQLTDIILFKKGLSAVATKTGLHLFHRYRKDSVNLDFLIVKTAPELLNSPINDLHLNQKGELLIASSIGLYYFKEGRFQKISPDEDPSIYTSVCTDKLGRIYAGTKKGLFCFSEQDTLYLGKHSGLLSDEVSYLFYDQDEDQIWVGGNKGLSILKAEDWQKFKSSFPEFYLDSYTLIPGKTMDINKGSIPEFQYDQNNIRFHLKRKGRPGNKAYAYYQINSTAGQWLPMNNDLIELFNLHPGKYELNIRMSNSPFDASPTQSFTFSIAAPFWQNIFFQLVLGLSLVALMVWIALIRVKQVRMEEAQKLEVLQQVKALELRSLTAMMNPHFLFNSLNTVQHFASKYKDIKAIHYISGISKLLKLQLESLFHNRISLEEEIKRLKLYVELESVRLDSELTFQIEVDEKLNIQETFIPTMMLQPFIENALWHGLRKREKDKKLKLRIKLQNPEQLQVCIEDNGLGWKKNPRERESKHISRGIQLVRERLMQFNNQDETGLIIINSLSEDLIYPGTQVSFLLPFKRS
- a CDS encoding LytR/AlgR family response regulator transcription factor, with product MKLRTLLIDDERLARENLSSLLEQFCAEQIDSISMASSANEATDILMLEDFDLLFLDIKMPDTDGFEFLEKINFLKSKPALVFVTAFNDFGIEAIKASALDYITKPIDPFELQRACQKALALKREQIHKPTKSVNRIAIPKANGMEILALDKIIRLEADGCYTHLKLNPDGNRLVSKTLKEFEKALPQELFFRPHNSHMINMNFMSSFTTEGGSMVIMTNGERVPIAKRKLLDFKRRLEEFCTRPGL
- a CDS encoding T9SS type A sorting domain-containing protein, which translates into the protein MKSYRIQRALLAFSIILSPSIFAQGTSSESKTKNESSFYIQKNTDAPGLYKVDGQSNTRILVADNFYTVESVLKSAGRLYVLRLNVALAKTEVIFSDDQGKSWQNLELLDRLLDQLEINSANELIAYNSARMEDEELILSAAQLALKETESLLRIYPNPVDHYLKIEHQFADLKPGDIQLYSSLGQSMKLNINEENQCFTLDVSQLSPGMYYINIQLEERLISRSIVIK
- a CDS encoding COG1361 family protein, with amino-acid sequence MKALLLTKRPLFKGLGAFLFLLFSGTSYGQCDNLVTNGELTWTGTPPCWSGTPLAPCWNPMNVPSNNYFPPWRNSHGSPHATTAASSSPSAMEFVATYRSGRPAGQQMFSEGFTQGISTLVPGKQYIVALQSKRINSSLASSTRAAYVEVEVTSTAPLPTSSLHQGGWARPSVSGSQSLLSFEPNSSSFMLYADCFYPDSAWSNIWLYSSNPDSLSATIGATVDDIEIIENFDFAGPDTLICDTTQSVDIGRVCNSLNLTPTYSWINLNTGQPEGNTAIITVSPNVTTQYEVTRNFVELNCPAKDTVTVVVNSMEIDLGPDQEACEPASFQLDAGYFQNALYHWNTGEGTQTITVNQSGTYIVEVWVLPDCYGTDTIEITINPKPNVQLNPAGSFCVTDPSVNLNATPTGGSYSGTGVNASGIFDPGLAGPGTHNIEYSYTNAFGCTDSKSIDIDVYEAVSVSIEGEDLPCLPLSGMQLNTITSGSNLTYHWNTGESTSSIMALNPGLYEVTVYGPDSACQATASFEIEIEPCCAKPSNYPLGDTIFNGNSAQYSNDTLVFDGNIVIETNATLNISNSVIIMRNCSKIEVQRGAELIIDGSSLGFCEWLGIEVWGHMDACSNDFSIMGQLTANEMVLRDASVGILLGKRDPGALYDYTYAGGVARVYSSIFTQNYTDILFTPHAWLGMCTCADPNGTVWHSDIQNNEFRCLAEDPSPCEDFVDPILEEVEMFSQGPQNCPIWNMPPNTLPSAPGRCHIIDLTPFIEYVINNNPGFLSCGDACDKAAHLSGDSNVGDMLGNITNNNSYCNDCTPNVNYQ
- a CDS encoding GIY-YIG nuclease family protein, translated to MYVTYVLYSFKYNRLYIGYTSDLINRFKSHQQLATKGFTVKYRPWFVIEVCCFNTKKEAMEKENYFKSGHGRDFIRNQILPRYF
- a CDS encoding helix-turn-helix domain-containing protein gives rise to the protein MNYKLLKHQIESQGFNLNQIAKKLNVSRTGLWQSIERETLTVQTLEEISKILKVDPRLFIDKTDIHPEALPLPEVQELKDKYVKVLEENHELRQKH